GTCGGCGCTGCGGCCCATGATCATCACCGAAGCGCCGCCTTCGACCAGCCCGGTCGCCACCCCCTTACCGATACCGCTGCCGCCGCCGGTGACCAGATACGTCCGGTCCTGGAATGAAAGCTGCACTGGAAGCCTCCCGCGCCGAAAACTGAAACAGGTTCTAGCTATCGAATCATTGCGCGTCAGGGCTCGTCGCGGCGGGCGACCTGGGTGGGCCGGGCGGTGCGCCAGTCCTCGACTTCCGGCGGCAACCCGACCGGCATCCGGTTCTCGTTGTGGGCCGCCCAGTGCGCGTGGCCCAGTTCGTGGATGTGGAACGCGTGCCGCAGCGCCTCGGTGAAGCCCATCGCGTCGGACGCCGCGTTGACCGACGACTTCACCAGCAGCGCGGCCATCGTCGGACGCTCGGCGATGCGCCGCGCGAAAGCCAGCGTCTTCTGTTCCAACTCGTCGAGCGGGAAGACCTTGGACACCATGCCGAGCCGGTAGGCCTCGTCGGCGTCCAGCGAATCACCGGTCAGCAGCAGCTCTTTGGCTTTGCGCGGGCCGAATTCCCAAGGGTGCGCATAGTATTCGACGCCCGGCATGCCGAGCCGCACCGCGACCACGTCGCTGAATTTCGCGTTGTCGGCGGCGACGATCAGATCGCACGCCCAGATCAGCATCAGCCCCGCCGAGATCGCGTTGCCCTGCACCTGCGCGATGGTGATCTTGCGCAGGTCGCGCCAGCGGGCGGTGTTCTCGAAGAAGAAATGCCACTCCTGGTGGTAGAGCTTCTCCACGATCGGTTCCAGGGTGGCCCCGTGCGAACGGAACGTCGGGTGCTGCGTCGGACCCGGCTTACGCTCGGCCAGCGCCGCCTCCGAACCCAGGTCGTGGCCGGCGGAGAAGTTGCGGCCGCGGGCGGCCAGGATCACCACCCGGACGGTGTCGTCGGCCTCGGCCCGCAGGAATGCCTCGTCGAGCTGCACCAGCAGGGTGCGATTCTGCGCATTGTGCTCCGCCGGCCGATTCAGCCAGATACGGGCGATGCGTCCCTCGTCGAGGGTTTCGTAAACCACCATCTCGGGGGCCGCGGGCGCCTCGGCGTTGGTGTCGGTCTGGTCGGAGAGTGTCATTGCCCACCTCACTAGTCACGGGCTGGTCTTTACACATTACGGCCAGTGTGTAAGCGGAAATCGCTGGGGCTGCCGCGGCTGCCGACACCGAAAGAGATACTCGAGTGGCTTCCCTTACAGTTGAGGAATGCCTACCAAGACCGACCACGGTGATATCGGCGACGTCGAACCGCTGGCGGACAGCACCGCCAGCCAGGCCCGGCGCGTCGTCGCCGCCTACGCCAACGACGCCGACGAGTGCCGCGTCTTCTTGTCCATGCTCGGCATTGGTCCGGCGAAACACGAGAGAGCTAATGGCTCGAAAAGGCGGCGCCCGCTACGGCGACTCTGACTTCGTCGTCGTCGCCAACCGGCTGCCGGTCGACCTGGAACGCCTCCCCCGACGGCAGCACCACCTGGAAACGCAGCCCCGGCGGCCTGGTCACCGCGCTGGAGCCGCTGCTGCGCAAACGCCGCGGGGCCTGGGTGGGCTGGCCCGGTGTGGTGGATGCCGACGAGGACCCGATCGTCCAGGACGAACTGACGCTGCATCCGGTGCAGCTCAGCGCCGACGACGTCGCGGAATACTACGAAGGTTTCTCCAACGCCACGCTGTGGCCGCTGTATCACGACGTCATCGTCAAGCCGATCTACCACCGCGAATGGTGGGACCGCTATGTCGACGTCAACCGCCGCTTCGCCGAGGCCACCTCCCGCGCCGCGGCCGAGAACGGAACCGTCTGGGTACAGGACTACCAGCTGCAGCTGGTGCCGAAGATGCTGCGTGAGCTGCGTCCGGACCTGACCATCGGGTTCTTCCTGCACATCCCGTTCCCGCCGGTGGAGCTGTTCATGCAGCTGCC
The nucleotide sequence above comes from Mycobacterium kiyosense. Encoded proteins:
- a CDS encoding enoyl-CoA hydratase yields the protein MTLSDQTDTNAEAPAAPEMVVYETLDEGRIARIWLNRPAEHNAQNRTLLVQLDEAFLRAEADDTVRVVILAARGRNFSAGHDLGSEAALAERKPGPTQHPTFRSHGATLEPIVEKLYHQEWHFFFENTARWRDLRKITIAQVQGNAISAGLMLIWACDLIVAADNAKFSDVVAVRLGMPGVEYYAHPWEFGPRKAKELLLTGDSLDADEAYRLGMVSKVFPLDELEQKTLAFARRIAERPTMAALLVKSSVNAASDAMGFTEALRHAFHIHELGHAHWAAHNENRMPVGLPPEVEDWRTARPTQVARRDEP